The nucleotide sequence CCAGGCCTCGGCGAGGGAGTCGGTGAGTTCGGCGGCGTTCATTGTGCGTCCTCCTTGTCCGTGAGGCGGCGGGCGAGCGGGGCCGCGACGCCGGCGGTGACCACCAGCCCCAGCAGCCAGGGCACCACGAAGCCGACCAGCATCAGCGCCCGGTGTTCCCCGATGAGGCCCAGCACCGCGACGACGCCGACGCCCGCCGGGACGAACAGCAGCGGCAGGTGCTGGAGCAGGTGATGGCTCGCCGTCATCACCGGCGCGTCCTCGGCCGGCCGGCGCCACGCGAGCAGGCCGAGCAGCAGGAGCATGCCCAGCACGGCCCCGGGGATCGGCAGGTGCAACGTGTCGGCCACGAGCGTGCCCGCCAGCTGGCAGAGCAGCAGGATCAGCAGGCCCTCGATCATCGGGGTTCACCTGCCTCGGACGGGCCCACGGGGGGCAGGCCGGGGACGACGCCGGTCCCCGCGGCGTCGAGGTGCGCCTGCAGGGCGCGCTGGGCGTCTGCGGCGCGCCCGG is from Micrococcus luteus NCTC 2665 and encodes:
- a CDS encoding CidA/LrgA family protein encodes the protein MIEGLLILLLCQLAGTLVADTLHLPIPGAVLGMLLLLGLLAWRRPAEDAPVMTASHHLLQHLPLLFVPAGVGVVAVLGLIGEHRALMLVGFVVPWLLGLVVTAGVAAPLARRLTDKEDAQ